From one Streptomyces sp. NBC_01478 genomic stretch:
- a CDS encoding FadR/GntR family transcriptional regulator has product MATAVDREPADGETGVPVGKLAAQTARRIEATVIRQGWPVGESLGSEVDLRERLGVSRAVLREAVRLVEHHQVARMRRGPNGGLIVCAPDAGPATRAMVIYLEYVGTSVTDLLQARLLLEPIAAGLAAERITEEGIDTLRTTLDAELDHWDEPGVHSQDPLHPVLGQLSGNPVLHLFVDVLTRLTARYAHTSRRISKAEMHAAKDTSHRAHKAVVDAVIADDGARAQTELTAHLESVAGWIEKHRVRRGQRIAGNVVEPELVEGPRAKLAEVVAARIHDDIAARGWQTGMVLGSEADLLARYSISRAVLREAVRLLEYHSVARMRRGPGGGLIVTEPEPQASIDTMALFLEYQGVTADDLRIVRNAIELGIVARVTARVAEGDKEVTERLGKAVRWSTEGPADDPRKADLFHTELAALSDNPVLSLFLSIITELFRRHASGHDRPLPGDTAADEVQHVHQRILDAIVEGDAGVARHRMRRHLDALIPWWH; this is encoded by the coding sequence GGCTGGCCGGTGGGCGAGTCGTTGGGCTCGGAGGTGGACCTGCGGGAGCGGCTCGGGGTGAGCCGCGCGGTGCTGCGCGAGGCGGTACGGCTCGTCGAGCACCACCAGGTGGCCAGGATGCGGCGCGGCCCGAACGGTGGCCTGATCGTCTGCGCACCCGACGCGGGACCGGCCACCCGCGCCATGGTGATCTACCTCGAATACGTCGGCACGAGCGTCACCGACCTGCTCCAGGCCCGCCTCCTGCTGGAGCCGATCGCCGCGGGACTGGCCGCCGAGCGCATCACCGAGGAGGGCATCGACACCCTCCGGACCACGCTCGATGCCGAACTCGACCACTGGGACGAACCAGGCGTCCACTCCCAGGACCCCCTGCACCCCGTGCTCGGCCAGTTGTCCGGCAACCCGGTGCTGCACCTGTTCGTCGACGTGCTCACCCGGCTCACCGCCCGCTACGCGCACACCTCCCGCCGTATCTCCAAGGCCGAGATGCACGCGGCGAAGGACACCTCGCACCGCGCGCACAAAGCCGTCGTCGACGCGGTGATCGCGGACGACGGAGCCCGCGCGCAGACGGAGCTGACCGCGCATCTGGAGTCGGTGGCAGGCTGGATCGAGAAGCACCGGGTGCGGCGCGGGCAGCGGATCGCGGGCAACGTCGTCGAGCCCGAACTGGTCGAGGGCCCGCGGGCCAAGCTCGCCGAGGTGGTCGCGGCGCGCATCCACGACGACATCGCCGCGCGCGGCTGGCAGACCGGCATGGTGCTCGGCTCGGAGGCCGACCTGCTGGCCCGCTACTCGATCAGCCGGGCCGTACTCCGGGAAGCCGTACGGCTGTTGGAGTACCACTCGGTGGCCCGGATGCGCCGCGGCCCCGGTGGTGGCCTGATCGTCACCGAGCCCGAGCCGCAGGCCAGCATCGACACCATGGCGCTGTTCCTGGAGTACCAGGGCGTCACGGCCGACGACCTGCGGATCGTGCGCAACGCCATCGAACTCGGCATCGTCGCCCGGGTCACCGCGAGAGTCGCGGAGGGCGACAAAGAGGTGACCGAACGGTTGGGCAAGGCCGTGCGCTGGAGCACGGAGGGTCCCGCCGACGACCCGCGCAAGGCCGACCTCTTCCACACCGAACTGGCCGCACTCTCCGACAACCCGGTGCTGTCGCTGTTCCTGTCCATCATTACCGAGCTGTTCCGCCGCCACGCCTCCGGCCATGACCGGCCGCTGCCCGGCGACACGGCGGCGGACGAGGTCCAGCACGTCCACCAGCGGATTCTCGACGCCATCGTCGAGGGTGACGCGGGGGTGGCCCGGCACCGGATGCGCCGCCACCTGGACGCGCTGATCCCTTGGTGGCACTGA